Proteins co-encoded in one Nicotiana sylvestris chromosome 7, ASM39365v2, whole genome shotgun sequence genomic window:
- the LOC138872893 gene encoding uncharacterized protein, protein MANQELEASIVDPSKEVEESEANLKEEVHKLKQQMAEMYLAWEKGHPSPAYPANPAYIPPLAQPQEPSTPPKNPEQEEMFRKVKSLEQSFRNMQGLGGQVSVAYKDLCLFPDVQLPAGFKMPKFDLYNGHGDPVAHLRGFCSKMRGAGRKDELLMAYFSQSLSGSVLEWYTRQDHRRWYTWDDLAQAFACHFQYNLEIILDRLSLTKIEKKHNESFREYGFRLRQLDMLKPIEAKLPNPPPRNLDHSVCCKYCSGAPRHNMEKCWQLKTAIQELIDTNRIEIQAPEASNINQNPLPTHHETNMIEYKAIPWNYERVTVTYKGNEVQEEVYETHGLTRSVRCFAPKELRKAKTSKDNLVLVKKHMTEEEAEELLRKMKVQDYSIVEHLRKTPAQISLLSLLIHSDEHRRALMKILNEAYVPDKISVNHLEKIENKIFEVNRVTLSDDEFPVEGTEHNRALYLTVKCEDSVVTRNSQEQYLCSGVDGGGKDSVGDIVLELTIGPVEFTMEFQVLDVAVSYNLLLGRPWIHAAKAVPSTLHQMVKFNWDIQEIVVHCEDDLCVPSDAIVPFIEVEDDKGPWVY, encoded by the exons atggcaaaccaagaacttgaggcaagtattgtcgacccgtcAAAAGAAGTAGAAGAATCAGAGGCTAATCTGAAAGAAGAGGTGCATAAGCTGAAACagcaaatggccgaaatgtacctgGCATGGGAAAAAGGGCACCCATCGCCAGCTTACCcagccaaccctgcttatatcccgccattggctcagCCCCAGGAACCttccact CCACCTAAAAATCCCGAGCAGGAGGAGATGTTTAGGAAAGTCAAGAGCTTGGAACAGTCATTCAGGAATATGCAGGGGTTGGGTGGTcaggtaagtgtggcttacaaagatctatgtttgttcccagacgttcaattgccggcagggtttaagatgcccaagtttgatttgtataatgggcacggtgatccagtggcacacttgagaggtttctgtagcaaaatgaggggagccgGTAGGAAAGACGAGTTATTAATGgcatacttcagtcaaagtctgagtggttcggtgctggagtggtacactcggcaggatcacagaaggtggtatacatgggacgatctggcacaagcattcgcttgtcacttccaatacaatctcgagattattctGGATCGTCTGTccttgacaaagattgagaaaaagcacaatgaaagcttcagggagtatggtttccg gctgagacaattGGATATGCTGAAGCCGATCGAGgcaaaactgccaaatcctcccccgagaaATCTTGATCATTCTGTATGTTgcaaatattgttctggtgccccAAGGCACAACATGGAGaaatgctggcaattgaaaacagctattcaagagcttattgataccaatcgGATCGAaatccaagctccggaggcatccaatatcaaccagaacccattgcctaCCCaccatgagacaaatatgatcgaata caaggccatcccgtggaattatgaacgggtgacagtgacttacaaaggcAACGAAGTCCAAGAAGAAGTCTATGAGACCCATGGATTGACTCGGTCAGtgagatgctttgcccccaaagagttaagaaaagctaaaacctccaaagataacctaGTGCTAGTGAAGAAACATATGaccgaagaagaggcagaagagcttttgagaaagatgaaagtgcaagactattccattgtggagcattTGAGGAAGACACCTGCTCAGATTTCactgttgtcattgttaatccattcagacgagcaccgtcgagctttgatgaaaatcctaaaCGAGGCTtatgttcctgacaaaatctcagtaaaccatttggaaaagatagaaaacaagatatttgaggtaaatagagtcactttATCTGATGATGAGtttcccgtggagggtactgagcacaatagagccctctatcttacggtgaaatgcgaagattctgtggttactcgg aattcacaagaacagtatttgtgttcgggggttgacggtggagggaaagattcagtcggtgacatagtgctcgagttgacaataggaccagttgaatttaccatggaattccaggtgctggATGTGGCTGTAtcctacaatctgctgttaggtcgaccctggattcatgctgccaaagcagtcccatctactctgcatcaaatggtcaagtttaaTTGGGATATACAGGAAATCGTTGTGCACTGCGAAGATGAtctgtgtgttcccagtgatgccattgttccgttcattgaggttgaagacgacaagggaccttgggtctattag